Genomic DNA from Betta splendens chromosome 10, fBetSpl5.4, whole genome shotgun sequence:
atttgctaggttttcacatggtttgcttgtggcattttgtgaatataatttgtccgctgaaaCACACCATGTTCTCCAAACCAGTGTGTGATAACTGCGGCCATTATTACAatgcccacagcgccacctgctgtaaatgaacaaaatgaacgaatgactcgaAAAGGTTCGTTCACTTTACTTGTTTCTTATATTGTGTCTCCTTCTTGATGAGGTGCCTCAACTAACTATGACTCACCAGAAGATTCTGGCCATGGTTAAGGTTGCTCAGCCATACAATAGGTGCTAAAATAACTGCATGTTGCTTCTAAAAGACCTTGTTACACTACAAAATGTTGTGCTGCCCAGTTTGAGGTTTCAATTTGAACCCATACATTTTTTTGATCCTCCTATTAAATTCTGCTGCTGAGAGATGAGAAAATACATATGTTTAAGCAACAGAATTGTAAACGTCTAAGTTAACAGCTGATTATGTAAGAATTGTCAAACGGTCAAGGACATCACCATCAGCGCAACCACATCTTATATCTTTCCTCACTAACATAGATAGACTAATTAGGGGAAGAACCAATGTTGCTACAttcagaagaaagaagaaatttcatttcatttctgtctttgatgTCCAGGGATATAGGTGATCTCCTCAATCAGCAATGAATTTATTCTTTCTCAGAATTCACTTGTTTGTGGTGTTGGGGATGAAAGTTGCTCATATTTCCTCTTCTTCCAATAAAAATAGATTCAGGTAACACagtcatgttcatcatcagtgcagatgtgttttattCACCAGTCTCCAAACAGACAAACCTCAAATGACACTAACAAAAATCAGTGATTAGTTTGCTGTCCACAACAAATGTAGGTAAAGGAAGTGGAATTTTTTAACCGACTGCTCGTCTgaatatgcattgttatacataatctcatactacttaatattagccatgacatacagtacaacatcacaatttccatatttacacattattgctattggtagtgataagtatcattaatatttacatttgggtttagaaagcctgtttatcagctcaggtgatAAACCTGAGGGTCCCACTACAAGGATAgcaaagctgtagcttaacattgttacAGGCAGACgctggtgcatgaacaatgccacttgttgaagccagggtgatgggaactcggccactacgcccatccaacaagcagaggagagaatcctagcagccagggagcccacacaccttcaggtccagagggcaggtgttgcgacccaagccgcccacacagagccccccaggcagagctgcagcagccacagagacagcacccgaggtcagagcgGGCCaacgggggtcaacgctgtccgccccatgagaaccaggggcaaacactccccccggtgggagggtcaggcagacgatcatcgtaccccgggcgtaAAACGGAAtccccaacaaaccaaccgcaCCTCACACATAcgtactcacacagacacacacccacacccacacatacatcaacacacCCTACCACGAATTCTCTCACAAAGGACTAGTCAATCATatgtgaacccatgcactctcagatacattctcacacccacaccattcgcttaaTCTCATTGATGGGGAGGGTAGGggtccggcctgctgtccatgtggcctcAGACAGGGACCGCAGCAACTCTGTAAAGAAAACTAACTTAAGTCTCACCTTCTCTTAGCTGTTCTGCCAGTCAGACTCAGTGAAGCTCctgatacagtaaatgatgcCACATGTGGATTCAGATTTTTAGTCTTCTGCTGAACAGTCGTATCAGTTCTTCAACTCACTTGGACTGGAAGCACGCTTACTGTGCTCTGGGTTTATCCTGATCAAAAAACTGTAAGAAAAGACACCATATATTATCCAGAGTAAAGCGTGTGaaagctgtgtttttcttctggCGTATAATATACCATGCAAGTGTAATTAACGCTTCATGGACAGGATATCACTCCAAAATGAATAATGTAGGGGAAGCAAATAAACCGCAGCCATTTTTACAaggcccacagcgccacctgctgcctGCACCTGCCAATGCAcagaatgaacaaatgactcgaaatgattcgttcactttactgatcgagagttaaagatcctAGTCAGTTAAAATAATCGCACTTCCCATCTCTAATTTACTGACAGTTTAAATATCGGGCTTGTTGCTGACAAACAATTGGTTTCTCAACATATTAGACCAGGAAATGCACAGATTCAGCGATTTTTACTCAGACAAATGTCAagataattaaaatatagaagtatatatattttataatatctATAACAGATCAGTAGACAGATATGAATTgctattttatgttattgtaGTCCCCTGCCTACACGCTGCACTGGTATCGATGGGCCAATGTCGGCACAGGCACTCTCACCACTAGGCTTAGAATAGCGTAGAATGATGCAAATTACCCATAAAGAGgctgatgagagagagttgtcttttgtgtaatttattgtaaaaataaaagaaaaagaaaaataatggggaaagcaaatcaaaaacatgaatgttgatcgtgcacatcaacaaaccaaacacgcatgtgggagatcagtgcaaacATCACGAAGATCCCACAATCCTCATGTTGTTCTGCCgtttaacccctctgtctgaCTAGGGTGAAAGAGTAACACCTGTACAGTTACCAGCTAAAGGTGAAGCATATTCTATATGATGTCACAGAAGTGAACAGGGATATTTACGTTCCTGGAATGAAGCTCAGCAGttaatttttctctttctttagtGAGACTCTGCTGCTCCCGACTGCtcacttcattaaaaacaaccactttaaaagcagaaatgaaagatTACAGCATCACTAGCTGACAAGCAGTAAAAAAGGTTCACTTTACTGAAATCATCAATAATAAATTGCAAATATCCATAGGATTTATTCTGAATGTATTAACAGAATTCTAACCTcatgtttacacatttttacAGTTCACAGAAAACTTTCACTTTAATCTTCCAAAACGTCAAACTCAGCTGTAATGCTAATTAATTTGTTGTCTAAACTGATAGATATTGATAATGTGtgaaatgttttgttattttcctgCACCAACAGCTTCTGATTGGctcagtcacatacagtatttggaaACCAATCcgtggccctcgaggaccagagTTAACTCCTACTGCTTTAGGCTGCGTTTAAATGCTCCACAACAGGAAGAAACAAGTGGTGCAGCAGTAGTTCAGGTGTTGATGCAGAACTTCACAGTTCAAACATCAGCACAGAGTTCTCTGGATGTTTCCTGGTTCCAAAGACGGCAGAGCCTTCAGTCTTGTAGTAGTTTACTGTGATATCTCTccctcagacagacactcagagaCCAGCAGGCTCCTGTTATTCTTTTTGGAGCCatcatttctttctctgtcatATTAAACCCTCCTGACCTTAACAAAGTGGACGTGagaattgttttttatttatgtgtcttttttttttttgattagcTGCTGCAAATAATGATGACTCACCAAGAAGATTCTGGCCAATGTTTCAGTTCCTCAGCTATAAAATACAGTAGGTGCTAAAATAACCGCATGCTGCTTCTAAGagtctgttttatgtttgttatgTTTTAGCAACAAACCTGTCCATGTTTAAGTTAACAGCTGTATACTCACATCTGTAGCATTCATATGCAAGAAACTGATGTCAATATGTTCAGAAAAAGGAATTCCCTGCTGCAATAAAAAAGTTATATTTTTGAAAGTTCCTGCACATTCTCAAACATgcattatatttataataactcaatgtgaacaaaaacaaaacagtataAATCTGCACGTAATTAATTTTGAGCTAATACAATGTTATTTACACAGTGTTCAATCTATGAATCAGTAGATTTTGTCTTTTGATTGTACTGTACTTAAATTCAGTGTTTGGGGGGAAGCAGAGATCACTAAATATTATTGACATAATCTGACAATTTACAACAAATGAACGGTCCTCTGATCATTCTTTCTAGAGCCACTATCACtttctctgtcaaataaacacTTAAACTGACTTCTTTATTAAACCCTTTTGACCTTAACAAAGTAGACATGATGAGagaattgttttttattttgtgtcctTTTTTTGATTAGCTGCTGCAAATAATGATGACTCACCAAGAAGATTCTGGCCAATGTTTCGGTTCCTCAGctataaaatacagtatgtgctaaaATAACCGCATGCTGCTTCTAAGagtctgttttatgtttgttatgTTTTAGCAACAAACCTGTATATGTCTAAGTTAGCAGCTGTATACTCACATCTGTAGCATTCATATGTAGGAAAGTAACATATGTTATATGGTCAGATATGTTCAGAAAAAGAAATTCCCTTTTGCAAAAAAAAGTTATATttgtaaaatattatataaataaataatatattttctgCACAATCTCAAACTTgcattatatttataataacccaatgtgaacaaaagcaaaacagtaTAAATCAACATGTAATTAATTGTTAGCTAATCTACAATGTTATTTACTTTGATTGCACTGTACTTTAATTGAGTGGTATCATATTTAGTCAGTGACCACTAAATATAGTTTACATAATCTGACAGTTTacaacaaatgacaaatgaacGGTGCTctgatcatttctgtctttgatgTCCAGGGATGAAGGTGATCTCCTGAatcagcaataaaaaaataatcttCTCAGATCAATTCAATTGTTTGTGTTGCGGGGGCTGAAAGCTGCTCATATTTCCTCTTCTTCCAATAAAAATAGATGCAGATCACACCCAGTGAAACAGCTGCTACTGCAGACTCCAAACCAcaaatgagcagagagagacCTGTTCAGACAACGAGAACAAAGACCTGATGttaacacagtgacacaaaggtCTGTGTCCATGAGGACCGTTACTAAGACTCATGAACAGGAAGATCATCTTCATGACGAAAAACAGTGTTTGAAGAAGAGTTGGTTGTTTTAACAAATAAActttaattaatgttttctctgtttatatttcatattcatctgGTCTTGATTGTTTGTCTCACCTTTACAGGGAGATATTGACTCTTCTTTGGAGACACGACTGACTTGATTcctgactgaacagagcagacgtCCTGAGACGTGTTGTTTCAGAGTGATGTTGTTGCTCTCATTGTttccagagaggagctcagcatgtgtcagtgtgtgtccatccagagtccagctgtacTGAGGACTGTCCCCtccctcagaggagcaggacgccctcatctgtccctcagacagacactcagagagcagcaggacggagcccacaggagctgcaggagacatgAAGTTCAAGATTTTACTTTGGATTTTTAGAACAGTGGTCCTATATTGATATAGTGGAAATTATGAATGTTTTAATTGATGGAaagattttccttttttttaccttgAACAATAAGGCTTAATGTTCGCTGATCCAATCTACGTCCGTCTGAATCATAGGTTTCAAGCTGATATTCACCACTATCATTTCTGCTCAGGTTGTTGATCCTGATTGTTCCATTACTGGGAGTAAACAAGGATCTTACTTCTATATGATTAGATAGAAATCTGTCCCTTCTCCCACCCAGTATCACTCTTTGGTCCTTTATCCACTGGTATTTATGTACGTCTGAGGCTCTGTCCATCAGCTGAACGTCCACTGTTCCTCCTAAAGCTCCATAACACTGAGCTCTGTCCTGTCTGCCGTCACAGTAGGTTTCTATGTGTGGAAAAATGTGagttaaaaatattataacCAGAGATGTATTATCTTATTTCGTTCACATGACCTGCTCTTTTGCTTGCATGATTATTAATAAAGATGTTCAAGgttatttaaatgtgtcaaTTTGAGCCTAACATAAAAGGACAAAGTATTTCGTacaatatattttcattttgaactgGACAAGATGAGGAGCCTCACCCACTGTGTGAGGAAAAGATAATGGTGTTATTTCAATATCATTTATGCAAAATAATGCTTTAAACTACACTAGAAATAGATTGATAGATTTTGAAAAAAGTCAGGCAAGTTTTTGTCCATTATTTATCATCTGTTAGTGTTTCAGTCCACTTTCTTACCCACAACGGAAACGTGAGCTTCTGTGACTGTAGTAGGATGAGCTGTTGGTTCAACACATGGATTGTTATTAGCTGCAAAGACCCACCGTGACATGTGAGTCCCATTGGGTGAGGTGCAGTTAATGAAGATGAAGCCTGAGATGAAGAAACACATCAACGATCATGTTCACGCTGACTCTAATGAGTGACATCAACACTTCCAGCTGGATTTCTACTCATGTTCTCACTCACCACAGTCAGTGATCGTCTCTTCTTTGGAGACATTATTGACTTGATTcctgactgaacagagcagacgtCCTGAGACGTGTTGTTTCAGAGTGATGTTGTTGGTCTCATTGTttccagagaggagctcagcatgtgtcagtgtgtgtccatccagagtccagctgtacTGAGGACTGTCCCCtccctcagaggagcaggacgccctcatctgtccctcagacagacactcagagagcagcaggacggagcccacaggagctgcaggaaacacacacacatcactgatggagtctgacactgAACACGGCAGGAACCTGATTGGAAGACTGAAAGATGATGTATTTACCTTGAATGGTCAAATGTAGAGTCCGTTTCTTGTTCTTTCCTTCTGAATCATAGAGTTCAATCTGATATTCACCACTATCATTCCTGCTCAGGTTGTTGATCCTGATTGTTCCATTACTGGGAGTAAACAAGAATCTGTCTTCTAGCGGATTAGATAGGAATCTG
This window encodes:
- the LOC114863986 gene encoding uncharacterized protein LOC114863986; this translates as METVVVMMVVLGLCHGVETYCDGRQNGTQCYGALGGTVDVQLMDRDSRIYRYWWKKDQRLILGGRMDQILSNHIENRSVFTPSNGTIRIINLSRNDSGEYQLELYDSNGQKSEERTLHLTVQAPVGSVLLLSECLSEGQMRASCSSEGGDSPQYSWTLDGHTLTHAELLSGNNETNNITLKQHVSGRLLCSVRNQVSRVSREETITDCGFIFINCTSFNGTYISQSVSAANNTLCVEPTTHPTTVTEAHVSTVGNGGERTQMHGARTRETYCDGRQDRAQCYGALGGTVDVQLMDRASDVHKYQWIKDQRVILGGRRDRFLSNPLEDRFLFTPSNGTIRINNLSRNDSGEYQIELYDSEGKNKKRTLHLTIQAPVGSVLLLSECLSEGQMRASCSSEGGDSPQYSWTLDGHTLTHAELLSGNNETNNITLKQHVSGRLLCSVRNQVNNVSKEETITDCGFIFINCTSPNGTHMSRWVFAANNNPCVEPTAHPTTVTEAHVSVVETYCDGRQDRAQCYGALGGTVDVQLMDRASDVHKYQWIKDQRVILGGRRDRFLSNHIEVRSLFTPSNGTIRINNLSRNDSGEYQLETYDSDGRRLDQRTLSLIVQAPVGSVLLLSECLSEGQMRASCSSEGGDSPQYSWTLDGHTLTHAELLSGNNESNNITLKQHVSGRLLCSVRNQVSRVSKEESISPCKGLSLLICGLESAVAAVSLGVICIYFYWKKRKYEQLSAPATQTIELI